A region from the Methanomassiliicoccales archaeon genome encodes:
- a CDS encoding DUF835 domain-containing protein: MNSKEGKLVIIKERVPLRTHEMLRRELKKGRKALYISKHSPRQLEMQFQPVKDNMTALWLSPRTEDDCIPPMNLQRFEQSIVDFLKDNDDSIVVLNGLDVLYMWNGIRPVINSIKRAKGTLGNAEFVISLDPKEYYPEYVGALERISDKVVCT, encoded by the coding sequence ATGAACAGTAAAGAAGGAAAGTTAGTAATTATCAAGGAGAGGGTGCCTCTGCGCACCCATGAGATGCTGCGCCGAGAGTTGAAGAAGGGACGGAAGGCGCTATACATATCCAAGCACTCACCCAGGCAGCTTGAGATGCAATTCCAACCGGTCAAGGATAACATGACCGCCCTGTGGCTTTCACCCCGTACCGAGGACGATTGCATTCCTCCGATGAACCTGCAGCGCTTCGAGCAGAGCATCGTGGATTTCCTGAAAGACAACGACGATTCCATCGTCGTGCTGAACGGCCTAGATGTCCTCTACATGTGGAACGGCATACGCCCGGTCATCAATTCGATAAAGAGGGCCAAGGGAACATTGGGAAATGCGGAATTCGTGATCAGTCTGGACCCCAAGGAATATTATCCGGAATATGTGGGCGCACTGGAACGAATTTCTGACAAAGTGGTCTGCACCTGA
- a CDS encoding carboxypeptidase M32, whose protein sequence is MTPNDSSAYSVLMERSKEMFVLGSATDVLYWDMETKMPPRALAMRGEQLSAMELLIHKKLTDPEIPRLLEQCEKDQGSFDVLQKRNVHLFRKSYNESAKLPDSLVTETAKHRTQCNGSWKKAKAAKDFKMFRDDLAKMIELREQAADILMQVKGTKTPYDALLDQFEPNMTAERINEIFAGLRDGLIKLIDKVQGADFKPDLSIMSLKVPIEVQRKISIDAMNFIGYDTMSEKAGGRLDETEHPFTVGTYDDVRITTHYYEDRFFSSLFSVMHEGGHALYDQGIPREWMFQPIGTPCSYGIHESQSRFVENIVGRSPEFLNYALPRFRKFSSRSFKGSKNKDIIAAANAVNPSKIRVEADEVTYALHVIIRFEIEKDIFAHKLTVDELPQAWNQKYADYLGVKIENDGEGVLQDTHWSGGSFGYFPSYALGNIYSGMFLDKMNKDVPQWKKGLRKGEFSPVLQWLGKNVHSKGDLYDPADLIREVTGKELTISPFLKYLEEKMSKIYGF, encoded by the coding sequence ATGACGCCCAATGACAGTAGTGCATATTCCGTTCTCATGGAACGTTCCAAGGAGATGTTCGTCCTGGGCTCCGCCACTGACGTTCTCTATTGGGACATGGAGACTAAGATGCCCCCGCGGGCCTTGGCCATGCGCGGCGAGCAACTATCCGCGATGGAGCTTCTCATTCACAAGAAGCTCACCGACCCTGAGATACCCCGATTGTTGGAACAGTGCGAGAAGGACCAAGGGTCGTTCGATGTGCTGCAGAAGAGGAACGTGCATCTGTTCCGCAAGAGCTACAACGAGAGCGCCAAGCTCCCAGATTCATTGGTCACCGAGACGGCCAAGCACCGTACTCAATGCAACGGTTCTTGGAAGAAGGCTAAGGCGGCCAAGGACTTCAAGATGTTCCGGGACGACCTGGCAAAGATGATCGAGCTGCGGGAGCAGGCCGCGGACATATTGATGCAGGTGAAAGGGACGAAGACCCCTTACGATGCATTGCTGGACCAGTTCGAACCTAATATGACCGCGGAACGTATAAACGAGATATTCGCCGGATTGCGCGACGGACTGATCAAGCTCATCGACAAGGTGCAAGGGGCAGATTTCAAACCGGACCTGTCCATCATGTCGCTCAAGGTGCCCATCGAAGTGCAGAGGAAGATATCGATCGATGCCATGAACTTCATCGGGTACGATACCATGAGCGAGAAGGCTGGCGGCCGACTCGATGAGACCGAGCACCCATTCACCGTCGGCACCTACGACGACGTGCGGATCACCACGCATTATTACGAGGACAGGTTCTTCTCCAGCTTGTTCAGTGTGATGCACGAGGGCGGTCACGCTCTGTACGATCAGGGGATTCCCAGGGAATGGATGTTCCAGCCCATAGGTACTCCCTGCTCCTACGGTATACACGAGTCGCAGAGCCGCTTCGTCGAGAACATCGTCGGACGCAGCCCGGAGTTCCTGAACTATGCCCTGCCGCGCTTCCGTAAGTTCTCATCAAGATCGTTCAAGGGATCGAAGAACAAGGACATAATCGCCGCGGCGAACGCAGTGAACCCATCCAAGATCAGGGTGGAGGCGGACGAGGTAACGTACGCATTGCACGTCATCATCCGTTTCGAGATCGAGAAGGACATATTCGCGCACAAGCTGACGGTAGACGAACTGCCGCAGGCATGGAACCAGAAATACGCCGATTATCTAGGCGTGAAGATCGAGAACGATGGAGAGGGCGTGCTGCAGGACACCCACTGGTCCGGCGGCAGTTTCGGTTATTTCCCTTCCTACGCGCTAGGCAACATCTACTCCGGTATGTTCCTCGACAAGATGAACAAGGACGTTCCGCAGTGGAAGAAAGGTCTGCGCAAGGGCGAGTTCTCCCCGGTGCTGCAATGGCTGGGGAAGAACGTCCACTCCAAGGGCGACCTGTACGACCCGGCAGATCTGATCAGGGAAGTGACGGGGAAGGAGCTGACCATTTCTCCTTTCCTAAAGTACCTGGAAGAGAAGATGAGCAAGATCTACGGGTTCTGA
- a CDS encoding prenyltransferase, with product MSDGARERKKIWALLRLSRPQFLLPGLLLFLLGSLLARGDPTGPDAGRFALGYLIFLLAQISLSYSNDYFDQEVDAANTPSVLSGGSGVLNKNPEYARAALCISWSLICLAMVAAFAFQITFNMPWYFLPFVLFGALLGYFYAAPPLRLSYRGLGEVSTVLAAGLVMPGMGYMVVNGGLDLKFMITCLPLFGFVGFFILSVEMPDLKGDQAGGKVNLMVRMGLRRGAAISFICVSLSTLIWSILTLLGEYWELELSTLMMVCAIPIAASFTGLFLKTYDRRKVIRQVKLNVGSLVILLVLVNLFMLLR from the coding sequence ATGTCAGATGGGGCCAGGGAACGAAAGAAGATATGGGCTCTACTGCGATTGAGCCGCCCACAATTTCTATTACCAGGTCTGTTACTTTTCCTGCTTGGATCTCTTTTAGCGAGAGGGGACCCAACAGGACCGGATGCTGGCCGTTTCGCTCTGGGTTACTTGATATTTCTCCTCGCACAGATATCTCTTAGTTATTCCAACGATTACTTTGATCAAGAGGTCGACGCAGCGAACACCCCTTCGGTCCTTTCAGGCGGAAGCGGGGTTCTAAATAAAAATCCAGAATACGCCCGGGCCGCCCTTTGCATCTCCTGGTCGCTGATATGTCTTGCAATGGTGGCGGCATTCGCATTCCAAATCACATTCAATATGCCCTGGTACTTCCTTCCCTTCGTCCTGTTCGGTGCTCTGCTTGGCTATTTTTATGCCGCGCCACCTCTCCGTTTGAGCTATCGGGGACTAGGGGAGGTATCGACGGTGCTAGCCGCGGGGCTGGTCATGCCTGGCATGGGATACATGGTCGTCAATGGGGGGTTAGACCTCAAATTCATGATCACCTGCCTACCGCTTTTTGGTTTCGTGGGATTTTTCATACTGAGCGTTGAGATGCCCGACCTAAAGGGTGACCAGGCCGGGGGTAAAGTGAATCTGATGGTCCGTATGGGTCTGAGGAGAGGGGCGGCGATATCATTCATCTGCGTATCGCTCAGTACTCTTATCTGGTCGATCCTCACCTTGCTCGGTGAGTACTGGGAGCTGGAACTGTCAACGCTAATGATGGTCTGTGCGATACCGATCGCTGCTAGCTTTACCGGTCTGTTCCTGAAAACCTACGACCGAAGGAAGGTCATTCGACAGGTGAAATTGAACGTCGGTTCCCTGGTAATTTTATTAGTTTTGGTAAACCTGTTCATGCTCTTACGTTGA
- a CDS encoding FtsX-like permease family protein, whose product MSKWFVIIKMTLVAIILLAPWLFFDTALSLILNIMLIILIVLMDARHNLVVFTMALRYAIRRPTTTALVVGGLMVGTAIISASFAVSDTLDNLIVNQVTEGLGEVDFVVASPFATNYVYLNDTELQAILSDLGSTDWIEHVAQASLENAVVIDQRTGLSSLNNVALGVEGDMVANFGGFTIADEGPITTAPLPGGVFLPQSAALELDAAVGDQLLLVRGTNVLPLTLERIVTSDGLGGYQLSSGQFQSAPSIFVERSTLQSWTGNEGRNNLIFVTLLSEGKAHVSDARQQIQAVLDDRSDLGLEIVQDQQETLEDGRDALTSFTSLFFVFGSFSVIAGAALVLNIFTMLGEERKSEMGITRAVGMLRSTMGRLFIYEGVIYGAVAAGIGTLLGVVLAYIIILSVSGVFGFSGLSIADYFTFTPSGMAYSYLMGFLITITTVYVATGRISKMNIVRAIKNIPEPPVPIKDRRSFLIGVSMVMAGFLLTALGVVLENLGAAYSGLSLITLSLGLLIRRFVGDRLAWNAAALMTLGLWLGMAIGFKIFPFDEEIEMLVVAGLFMLVSLLLLVMFNSDAIIRFFTTVIRAKSSYRAVVRTAISYPLKAKVRTGLSIFIFGLVIFTVTILTMISGVLDYNIPIMVEETSGGFDTVAFTLDPRTVLDQDPWDRINASDGFLQKGNVSNIVALPTVGIRINGTREIAGGEETYQFDTIGLGVDRRFYTEGYYPLDKWDLSRFASEEEVWEGLLNNGSLAIIDGGMASNMNQFTSFSDNPGLVVGDSFRVIAFDGTITNITVVGVMKQSTLAGLFVNESTAYGSFKAQGLNRLLISYTPGLDAKEQSVLLEKDFLDVGMSTISVKALAEEITSSIDSIFTLFRAFLAMGLIIGIAGLGIITIRSIHERRLEIGMMRAIGFTKRMVVVNFALESAFISLLGIVAGTSLGIVVGYQLWNVALQSQDFVFVIDWQSIIIVGVLAFLATMLSVLPAARGASKVSPAEVLRFE is encoded by the coding sequence TTGTCCAAGTGGTTCGTTATCATCAAAATGACCTTGGTGGCAATAATACTATTAGCCCCCTGGCTGTTTTTTGATACGGCTCTCTCCCTGATATTGAACATAATGCTCATCATTCTGATCGTGCTCATGGACGCCCGTCATAATCTGGTGGTCTTCACCATGGCCCTTCGTTACGCCATCAGGAGGCCGACCACGACCGCCTTGGTGGTCGGAGGATTGATGGTGGGTACGGCGATCATTTCCGCATCCTTCGCGGTCAGTGACACCCTGGACAATCTCATAGTGAATCAGGTCACCGAGGGGCTCGGTGAGGTCGATTTTGTGGTTGCTTCGCCCTTCGCCACTAATTACGTCTACCTGAATGATACCGAACTCCAGGCGATCTTATCCGATCTCGGTTCCACGGATTGGATCGAACACGTGGCGCAAGCTAGTCTGGAGAACGCGGTGGTGATCGATCAAAGGACCGGCCTGTCTTCGCTCAACAACGTCGCCCTGGGGGTGGAAGGGGACATGGTGGCCAATTTCGGCGGTTTCACCATAGCTGATGAGGGACCCATAACCACAGCCCCCTTGCCCGGAGGTGTGTTCCTGCCACAGAGCGCCGCCTTGGAACTGGATGCGGCGGTCGGGGACCAGCTACTGCTGGTCCGAGGGACCAACGTTCTACCGTTGACCTTGGAAAGGATCGTGACCTCTGATGGTCTGGGTGGTTATCAGCTCAGTTCTGGACAGTTCCAATCCGCCCCTAGCATATTCGTAGAACGTTCGACGCTGCAATCCTGGACCGGGAACGAAGGGAGGAACAATCTTATCTTCGTAACATTGCTCAGCGAGGGCAAAGCACATGTTTCGGACGCCCGCCAACAGATCCAGGCGGTTTTGGATGACCGATCGGACCTCGGGCTGGAGATCGTCCAGGACCAACAGGAGACCTTGGAGGACGGTCGTGACGCCCTAACATCGTTCACCTCCCTGTTCTTCGTGTTCGGCTCTTTCTCGGTCATTGCCGGGGCGGCCTTGGTTCTCAATATATTCACGATGTTGGGGGAAGAGCGCAAATCGGAAATGGGCATCACCAGGGCAGTTGGGATGCTGAGGTCCACCATGGGGAGGCTCTTCATATATGAAGGGGTCATCTATGGGGCGGTGGCCGCCGGAATAGGCACTCTGCTGGGAGTGGTTCTGGCATACATAATCATCCTTTCGGTTTCAGGCGTTTTCGGTTTTTCCGGGCTCTCGATCGCAGACTATTTCACCTTCACGCCCTCCGGGATGGCCTATTCTTACCTTATGGGGTTCCTGATCACCATAACCACGGTATACGTGGCTACGGGGCGCATCTCAAAGATGAACATCGTGAGAGCGATAAAGAACATACCAGAGCCTCCTGTACCGATCAAGGACCGCAGGTCCTTTCTCATAGGCGTCTCCATGGTGATGGCCGGGTTCCTGTTGACCGCTTTAGGAGTGGTCCTGGAAAATCTAGGGGCGGCCTACAGCGGACTCTCTTTGATCACCCTTTCGTTGGGACTCCTGATAAGACGGTTCGTAGGAGACCGACTGGCCTGGAACGCCGCGGCCCTGATGACACTGGGTCTCTGGTTGGGCATGGCGATCGGATTCAAGATATTCCCATTCGATGAAGAAATAGAGATGTTGGTGGTGGCGGGCCTCTTCATGTTGGTCTCTCTGCTCCTGCTCGTGATGTTCAACTCAGACGCCATCATTCGCTTCTTTACCACTGTAATAAGGGCCAAGTCCTCCTATAGGGCGGTGGTCCGCACGGCCATATCCTATCCTTTGAAGGCCAAGGTGCGGACGGGATTGAGCATATTCATCTTCGGCCTCGTGATATTCACGGTCACCATCCTGACCATGATCTCCGGGGTACTGGACTACAACATCCCGATCATGGTGGAGGAGACCTCCGGGGGCTTCGACACCGTCGCCTTCACATTGGACCCCCGTACGGTATTGGACCAGGACCCATGGGATAGGATCAACGCCAGCGACGGTTTCCTGCAGAAAGGTAACGTGAGCAACATCGTGGCCCTACCTACGGTAGGGATAAGGATCAATGGGACACGCGAGATCGCTGGAGGGGAGGAAACATATCAGTTCGATACGATAGGATTGGGAGTGGACCGGCGGTTCTATACCGAGGGTTACTACCCTCTCGATAAATGGGACCTATCCAGATTCGCAAGCGAAGAAGAAGTATGGGAAGGATTGTTGAACAACGGTTCCTTGGCGATCATAGACGGCGGAATGGCGTCGAACATGAACCAGTTCACATCCTTCTCCGACAATCCCGGTCTGGTGGTGGGTGATTCGTTCCGAGTGATAGCCTTCGATGGTACGATCACCAACATCACCGTGGTGGGAGTGATGAAACAGAGCACCCTAGCAGGTCTGTTCGTCAATGAAAGCACCGCCTACGGCAGCTTCAAGGCCCAGGGATTGAACCGGCTGCTCATCAGTTACACACCCGGTCTGGACGCCAAGGAGCAATCCGTATTGCTGGAGAAGGACTTCTTGGATGTGGGCATGAGCACCATATCGGTCAAGGCATTGGCCGAGGAGATCACTTCCAGCATCGACTCCATCTTCACTCTGTTCCGAGCCTTCCTGGCAATGGGCCTGATCATCGGCATTGCCGGGCTGGGAATAATCACCATCCGGTCCATCCACGAGAGGAGGCTGGAGATCGGGATGATGAGGGCGATCGGTTTCACCAAACGCATGGTGGTGGTCAACTTCGCCTTGGAATCGGCGTTCATATCATTGCTAGGGATCGTTGCCGGTACATCGCTAGGGATCGTGGTAGGATATCAGCTCTGGAATGTAGCATTGCAGTCCCAGGACTTCGTCTTCGTCATCGATTGGCAGTCGATAATAATCGTGGGCGTTCTGGCATTCCTGGCCACGATGCTGAGCGTTCTGCCAGCGGCTAGAGGTGCCAGCAAGGTCTCTCCGGCCGAGGTCCTGAGATTTGAATGA
- a CDS encoding ABC transporter ATP-binding protein produces the protein MSIIRCQDIIKTYVTGDIRVEALKGITMEIKKGEMVAVMGPSGCGKTTLLNCLSGIDDVSSGQVLIEGVELTKMDDNEKTRFRARRMGFIFQFYNLLPVLSAQENVELPLLISGESPSIAREKALKLLETVGLKDRAPLRPASLSGGERQRVTIARALVNTPALVWADEPTGDLDKKTADEVVALMRRLNQENQQTFVIVTHDPEVGMKCDRIIHMRDGEIVDDDGKVSTVCQDIIDRG, from the coding sequence TTGTCCATAATTCGTTGCCAGGATATCATTAAGACCTATGTTACTGGGGATATCCGAGTGGAGGCTCTGAAAGGCATCACCATGGAGATCAAGAAGGGGGAGATGGTGGCGGTCATGGGACCTTCCGGATGCGGAAAGACCACCTTGCTCAACTGCCTGTCCGGTATCGATGATGTGAGTTCCGGCCAGGTTCTGATCGAGGGGGTGGAACTGACCAAGATGGACGATAACGAAAAAACCCGTTTTCGAGCCCGAAGGATGGGATTCATCTTTCAATTCTATAATCTGTTGCCAGTACTGTCCGCCCAGGAGAACGTGGAGCTCCCATTGCTCATTTCAGGGGAGAGCCCGTCCATAGCCAGAGAGAAGGCCCTGAAACTACTGGAGACAGTGGGTCTTAAGGACCGGGCCCCACTCCGTCCGGCCTCCCTATCAGGGGGCGAAAGGCAGAGGGTCACGATCGCCCGGGCGCTGGTAAACACACCCGCACTTGTATGGGCGGACGAACCGACCGGAGATCTGGACAAGAAGACCGCCGATGAGGTCGTGGCGCTAATGAGGCGACTCAATCAGGAGAACCAACAGACCTTCGTCATCGTTACCCACGATCCCGAGGTCGGCATGAAGTGCGATCGCATCATCCACATGAGGGACGGGGAGATCGTGGACGATGACGGCAAGGTCAGTACCGTTTGCCAGGATATAATCGACAGGGGTTGA
- a CDS encoding UbiA family prenyltransferase encodes MNDAVGVKRSRKDTINAYMDLTRLQFGFAWPLLFCSGLFLAFAYHGGFDWILVIKAILIGFFGFEAGLVLNDYVDRDLDKKDVENSLTNYWRMFKERPISTGLISGRQALTLFFILVALSIIIILTLPAPHSIYLLIIAAYGYGVECFYQIHKRKQNYPIAQLLGRTDFTLFPVAGYLIVGHPDAIVLLYFLFFYPFAEAHLGANDLIDILNDKARGMRSVTVLYGIPRTGHWILFFTCVHLVTAVIFAAYLGWYVLFGFAIGFMLLLMANRTILKYQTPKATLRVLPFFHVTMIIYSLSLIIVASLDILFGFGMWP; translated from the coding sequence GTGAATGACGCGGTTGGGGTCAAGAGGTCGAGGAAAGATACCATCAACGCGTACATGGATCTGACCAGACTGCAGTTCGGGTTCGCTTGGCCGCTATTGTTCTGTTCTGGATTGTTCCTTGCCTTTGCCTACCATGGTGGTTTTGACTGGATCCTGGTGATCAAGGCGATACTGATCGGTTTCTTCGGATTCGAGGCAGGGCTGGTCCTAAACGATTATGTCGATAGGGACCTGGACAAGAAGGACGTTGAGAACAGCCTAACCAATTATTGGAGAATGTTCAAGGAACGCCCGATCTCAACCGGTTTGATCTCTGGAAGACAGGCGTTGACATTGTTCTTCATTTTGGTCGCTCTCTCAATAATCATCATTCTGACGCTTCCAGCCCCCCATTCGATCTATCTGCTGATCATTGCAGCCTATGGCTACGGTGTGGAGTGTTTCTACCAAATTCACAAACGAAAGCAAAACTATCCCATCGCCCAATTGCTGGGTCGTACGGATTTTACGCTTTTTCCGGTGGCAGGCTACCTCATCGTAGGTCATCCAGATGCGATTGTTCTGCTGTACTTCCTATTCTTTTATCCGTTCGCAGAGGCGCATCTTGGCGCGAACGATCTGATCGATATCCTAAATGATAAGGCGCGAGGGATGAGGTCGGTGACCGTCCTATATGGCATTCCACGGACCGGTCATTGGATCCTTTTCTTCACATGCGTCCATCTTGTGACCGCAGTGATTTTCGCAGCCTATCTGGGATGGTATGTCCTTTTCGGGTTTGCGATCGGGTTCATGCTACTATTGATGGCGAACCGTACCATACTAAAATATCAAACCCCAAAGGCAACATTAAGAGTACTTCCATTTTTCCATGTGACCATGATCATCTATTCGCTCTCGCTCATAATCGTAGCATCCCTCGATATTCTCTTTGGATTTGGAATGTGGCCCTGA
- a CDS encoding winged helix-turn-helix domain-containing protein: MSSETELVRSIEELKAEISGLGNAVLGVRYEDFKKVVLAQIQYVITDYYHQFLTSNLDRIDRVSTCPNRKDCRDELNGIFQGISISLLKDDFDTPMQELERAESMIAGLHSPCQNKDCHRLQLGMVRDVRALITFVQKMFDRVNAPSPDGRSVIEEHLKDLDGASKMMAPLSHSTRLRILQVLSVRDRAFTDLSRDLEMRTGHLQFHIRPLLDEGYVSKVKNRGDYAITPRGRAALDMVSLFSLRLGL, from the coding sequence ATGAGCAGTGAAACGGAGTTGGTTCGGTCCATCGAGGAGCTCAAGGCGGAGATCAGCGGGTTGGGGAATGCGGTGTTAGGCGTCCGTTACGAGGACTTCAAGAAGGTGGTCCTGGCCCAGATCCAATACGTCATCACAGATTACTATCACCAGTTCTTGACATCCAATCTGGACCGCATCGATCGCGTCTCCACGTGTCCCAACCGCAAGGATTGCCGTGACGAGCTCAACGGGATCTTCCAAGGCATTTCGATCAGTCTCCTCAAAGATGACTTTGATACACCGATGCAGGAGCTAGAGAGGGCCGAATCAATGATCGCCGGTCTGCATTCACCATGTCAAAACAAGGATTGCCACCGCTTACAGCTGGGGATGGTGCGGGACGTGAGAGCGTTGATCACCTTCGTGCAAAAGATGTTCGATAGGGTGAACGCCCCCTCCCCGGACGGCCGTTCAGTGATCGAAGAGCATCTTAAGGACCTGGACGGTGCCTCGAAAATGATGGCTCCGCTCTCCCATTCTACGCGTCTGCGTATCCTGCAGGTACTAAGTGTACGGGACCGCGCCTTCACAGACCTCAGCAGGGACCTGGAAATGAGGACGGGGCATCTGCAGTTCCACATTCGGCCACTGTTGGACGAGGGTTATGTCAGCAAGGTCAAGAACCGTGGCGATTATGCGATAACGCCGCGTGGAAGGGCGGCATTGGACATGGTCAGCCTGTTCTCTCTAAGGCTCGGTCTGTGA